In Scomber japonicus isolate fScoJap1 chromosome 20, fScoJap1.pri, whole genome shotgun sequence, the genomic window CCATCAGGCTGACAGCGTTACTGATGGTGTAGCGCCTCCTGGTGGCGTCTCTGATCGCTGCAGCGTAGGACAGCTCGAACACCACGCCTCTGTCTGTGGCCTGAGGACACGTCACACCTGTtacacctgtcacacacctgtcacacacctgtcatacctgtcatacacctgtcatacacctgtcatacacctgtcatacacctgtcatacacctgtcacacctgtcatacacctgtcatacacctgtcatacacctgtcatacacctgtcatacacctgtcacacacctgtcatacctgtcacacctgtcatacctgtcatacacctgtcatacacctgtcatacctgtcatacacctgtcatacacctgtcacacctgtcatacacctgtcacacctgtcacacacctgtcacacacctgtcacacctgtcatacacctgtcatacacctgtcacacctgtcacacacctgtcacacctgtcatacacctgtcatacacctgtcatacacctgtcatacacctgtcacacacctgtcatacctgtcacacctgtcatacacctgtcatacacctgtcatacacctgtcacacctgttacacacctgtcacacctgtcacacctgtcacacacctgtcacacctgtcatacacctgtcatacacctgtcacacctgtcacacacctgtcacacctgtcacacctgtcatacacctgttacacctgtcatacacctgtcacacctgtcacacacctgtcacacacctgtcacacctgtcacacctgtcatacacctgttacacctgtcatacacctgtcatacacctgtcatacacctgtcatacacctgtcatacctgtcatacacctgtcatacacctgtcatacacctgtcacacacctgtcatacacctgtcatacctgtcatacacctgtcacacacctgtcacacctgtcatacacgttacacctgtcatacacctgtcacacacctgtcatacacctgtcatacctgtcatacacctgtcacacacctgtcatacacctgtcatacctgtcatacacctgtcacacacctgtcatacacctgtcatacacctgtcatacacctgtcacacacctgtcatacacctgtcatacctgtcatacacctgtcacacacctgtcacacctgtcatacacgttacacctgtcatacacctgtcacacacctgtcacacacctgtcacacacctgtcatacacctgtcatacacctgtcacacacctgtcatacacctgtcacacacctgtcatacacctgtcacacacctgtcatacacctgtcacacctgtcatacacctgtcacacacctgtcatacacctgtcacacctgtcatacacctgtcacacctgtcatacacctgtcatacacctgtcatacacctgtcacacacctgtcatacacctgtcatacacctgttacacacctgttacacctgtcatacacctgtcacacacctgtcatacacctgtcacacacctgtcatacacctgtcacacacctgtcatacacctgtcacacacctgtcatacacctgtcacacacctgtcatacacctgtcaataataataataataatgatctcaCCCCGTTAACCGGCGCTCTCTTGAAGAAGAACGGGAGTTTCTCTGTTACTGAAACACTGATGATGTcgacatcatacatcatacatgctgcctgcacacacacacacacacacacacacacacacacacacacacacacacacacacacacacacacacacacacacagaaacacacacagaaacacacacacacacacacacacacacacacacacagaaacacacacacacacagaaacacacacacacacacacacacacacacagtattataCTTGGTGCATTATATATTTGCAGTATTATTTGCAGTACTCGTAGTATTATTTGCAGTACTTGTAGTATTCGTAGTATTATTTgcagtacttgtagtagtatttgtattatttgcaGTACTCACGTGGAACAGCTTCTCCGTGGTGGGCCGGACCGCCAGCAGGTCGAAGCAGCGATACTCAGGAGCGTTCGGTCTCTGATTAATGAATACATGATATCATCTACTGACAGCTGATCATCACTTCATATCTCTGACTGATCTCTGGGTTAGGATTAGGGGGtcgggggttagggttggggggttaggggttagggttggggggttaggggttagggttggggggttaggattagggagttagggttggggggttagggttagggggttacgGTTGGgaggttagggggttagggggttggggggttagggttagggggttacgGTTGGgaggttagggggttagggggttggggggttagggttagggggttagggttggggggttagggttaggggtctGAAACCAATCACTCACAAAGTGACCCGGGTCTGATGTCACGATGGTCAGTCTGTTCAGCACTCTGATCGGCCGGGAGCGACCCTGATGGAGAGACCATGAagaccaatcaatcaaccaaccaaccaaccaaccaatcagtcaaccaaccaaccaaccaaccaatcaaccaaccaaccaaccaaccaatcagtcaaccaaccaaccaaccaaccaatcaaccaaccaaccaaccaaccaatcagtcaaccagtcaaccaaccaaccaaccaaccaatcagtcaaccaatcagtcaaccagtcaaccaaccaaccaatcagtcaaccaaccaatcagtcaaccagtcaaccaaccaaccaatcagtcaaccaaccaatcagtcaaccagtcaaccaaccaaccaatcagtcaaccaaccaaccaaccaaccagtcaaccaatcagtcaaccacccagtcaaccaaccagtcaaccaaccaaccaaccaatcaaccaaccaaccagtcaaccacccaaccaaccaaccaaccaaccaaccaaccaatcaaccaaccagtcaaccaaccaaccaaccacccagtcaaccaaccagtcaaccaaccagtcagtcaaccaaccagtcagtcaaccaaccaaccagtcaaccaatcaaccaaccaaccagtcaaccaaccaaccaaccaaccagtcaaccaaccaaccaaccagtcaaccagtcaaccagtcaaccaaccaaccaaccaaccaaccagtcaaccagtcaaccaaccaaccaaccaaccaaccaaccagtcaaccagtcaaccagtcaaccaaccaaccagtcaaccagtcaaccagtcaaccaaccaaccaaccaaccaaccagtcaaccaaccaaccagtcaaccaaccaatcaaccaaccagtcaatcaaccaataatcaataattgtACCTGTACGAGGGGCAGCTGTGGGACGAGCTGATTGGTTGGTGTGGGGGAGGGGACTGCTCTGTTATTGGCTGACGGCTCAAACTCGTAGTTCAGGGCGACAGTAGAGAAACCAACTGTAGAGAAGTATTGATCACATGATTACTGATCAGTTATTGATATAGAAAGctgtttaataattaatattttatcttcagacattattaatattattatattaatatatattattattatttcttcacCAAATCAAAACAGTCTCTGATCAATAACGTTTATGAACCAAGAGTATGTTATGAGTAAACCAATAAgggtaaaatatgtttttcatgtaTCTTgctctaaccccccccccccccccaacacatcATGGGAAGATATGTGTAACTTGATTTCTTCTTATATTGAACCACAGTTCTTCTTTTGTTCTGAACATATATTGTTTGGCTTCATCGATTATCCAtctgcaaaacatttttttttatatataaataatcttattattatatattatacatttagcCAAATAGCATATCCACAAATGTCGATGCACCAATCAGAAACCTCTTTTCCATCTTTGAAGTGAAGCCaaacaatatattaaaactattaaacttTCCACTAATATAAAATCCATTAAGACTTTTATGTGCTCTctttaatatatttgtataaCTGTAATAAGATATTCTGAAATATTGCCTCTGAATGTGTCTCCTTGTATTacttaataaagtttatttaaaaaaaaataataataataataacaggcGGAACTTCCGGTGCTAACTGCTAGCCGTTAGCTCCGGTAGCTCCCAGCTCTCCGGTTCTCCGTTAATAACCGTTAATCAGAATAATTAATAAACgtattaaatcattaaatgacGTTAAAACGTGTCAGACTGTTGGCGGGAAACTCACGCTGCGCTGCGGTGCTGATGAGGCCGAGCACGCGACTCTGATCCTCACACGTGCTCACGTTCAAATCCATAAACTCCGCCATGATGCTGCCCGCCGCAAGGCCTGCTGGGACATGTAGTCACCAATACTGACGTGTCATGTGACGTGTCATGTGATGTGTCATGTGACGTGTCATGTGACGTGTCATGTGACTTTGTGTTCCAAGATGGCTGACACATGTGACAGAAGCTGCTCAATTTAAAAAGGTCAGAAACATTTAATAACTAATGATGACGTCacctttattatatttaatagctaatgatgacatcacctttattatattaataactAATGATGACGTCacctttattatattaataactAATGATGACATCAGAGAGAAATAATCTATAATCAATAACTAATATCTGATAACGTTTGATTCATTTATGTTTGAATcacaacatgaaaaacaatCAAAGGTTCTAAAGCTTTGCAGAACGGTTCCTGTCTGAAGGGTTCTGTCTGGTTCTCATCAGCGAGACGGTTCCTCAGTGATTCTTCATGTTCTCCATTTCAATCCATTTGTCTGATTTTCCAGTTGAACCCTGAACGCAGCAGAGTTTAGATCTAAAGGAAGGAACGTCGTAACAAACCGTTTGtgttcgggttagggttagggttaacgtttgtgttaaccctaacccttttggATCCATGAACGTTCTCTACACAAGCAACCGGAACGTTCTAGAGCAGGAGAACGTGTGCTGTCGCCTGCGTCAGTGACGGTTTAAACCTTCAGCTCATATTTAGTCAAACGTTTGGAACGCAGTGAAAAGTTCCTCTCAGAACAAACGCTTAGTGTTCATCTGTTCTACCCCTCACAGATGTTCTACCCCTCACAGATGTTCTACCCCTCACAGATGTTCTACCCCTCACAGATGTTCTACCCCTCACAGATGTTCTAACACTCACAGATGTTCTACCCCTCACAGATGTTCTACCCCTCACAGATGTTCTAACACTCACAGATGTTCTAACACTCACAGATGTTCTAACACTCACAGATGTTCTACCCCTCACAGATGTTCTACCCCTCACAGATGTTCTACCACTCACAGATGTTCTACCCCTCACAGATGTTCTACCACTCACAGATGTTCTACCACTCACAGATGTTCTACCACTCACAGATGTTCTAATGCTAACAGATGTTCTAACGGTTCCCAAACCGCTTTCTGTCTCTTGCTGGAACCTTCACAGCAAATGTCGAATATTAAACACTAATCCAGCAGCAGCATAAAGATCTAAGCGCTAGCTTAGCGATAATAGCACTAGCTTAGCGATAATAGCGCTAGCGGCTAAAACGTTCAAACAGCCGCCAAAGAAACGTTCTTACAGTTTGACTTTAACTTCAGGAACAAATCTACTTCTGAACATAAccctaagctaagctaagctaagctaacagtttccctctgcttccagtctttatgctaagctaagctaagctaacagtttccctctgcttccagtctttatgctaagctaagctaagctaacagtttccctctgcttccagtctttatgctaagctaacaggTTCTGTTCCCTGCAGGTTCTCCGTGGCGGCCATGTTGAAGGTTCTCCTCTCTACCAGGAAGTGTTCCACCTTCGTCTCCAGGATGAGGTCATCAGTCACCTGACCCtgattattgatcagctgatgtattgattactgatcagctgatgtattgattattgatcagctgatgtaTTGATGACCGATCAGCTGatgtattgattattgatcagctgatgtaTTGATGACCGATCAGCTGatgtattgattattgatcagctgatgtattgattactgatcagctgatgtattgattactgatcagctgatgttCTCTCAGGTACGTGAACAGGTTGAAGCAGGATGATGATGCGTGTTCTGCAGCGCTGCAGACCGGTCGTATGTTCTTGTTCCACCGACTGAACCCTCTGCTGCAGAACACGGAACGAGGAACCTTCAGACCCCCCACACTGACCTGCTCAGGTACAGAACCACACAGAACCACACAGAACCACACAGAACCACACAGAACCACACAGAACCACAGCAACAGAACCACACAGAACCACAGCAACAGAACCACACAGAACCACACAGGACCACACAGAACCACACAGAACCACAGCAACAGAACCACACAGAACCATAGCAACAGAACCACAGCAACAGAACCACACAGAACCATAGCAACAGAACCACAGCAACAGAACCACACAGAACCATAGCAACAGAACCACAGCAACAGAACCACACAGAACCATAGCAACAGAACCACAGCAACAGAACCACACAGAACCACAGCAACAGAACCACACAGAACCACAGCAACAGAACCACACAGAACCACAGCAACAGAACCACAGCAACagaacatctgtgtgtgtgtgtgtgtgtgtgtgtgtgtgtgtgtgtgttctctgatGTTCCAGATGTGCAGTCCGTCCTGGAGAACCTCGGTGCAGACGGATCCCTGCTGGAGGAGTcggttctgattggctgttctGAACAGAACCAGGCTCAGTTCTGTTTGGATGTtggtaagaaaagaaaactgtagAACACAGAAGTCCAACAGTGCCAAGGGTTCCTGAACGCACCACggtccctgaacgcaccacggtccctgaacgcaccacagtccctgaacgcaccacggtccctgaacgcaccacggTCCCTGTTGTGTGTTACATATAACatgttgtgtattgtgtgttgtgtgtaacgttgtgtgttgtgtattgtgtgtaacatgttgtgtgttgtgtattgtgtattgtgtgtaatgttgtgtgtgttgcaagCCAGCTAGACTAGGCAGCAGTGGAGGAGgggttgtgtgttgtgtgttgtgtttaacatgttgtgtattgtgtgtaacgttgtgttgtgtgtgtgtgttgtgtgtgtgtgtgtgtgtgtgtgttgcaggccAGCTGGACCAGGCCGCGGTGGAGGAGGTTCTAACAGGAAGTTTTGTGGATTTGAGGAAAACGTTCTTCCTGCTGAGCGCAGCAGAAGCGCCTCTAGTGGCCAAGGTGAGTATTGCAGTGAGTGAGTGTCTGATCATCAGGGTTCTGTCAGGTTCTGAAGGGTTCTGCTGGGTTCTGTCCTCCAGGGTCAGGCTCTGCTGCGCTGGCATCAAACCAGCGGCTTCTCCAGCGCCACGGGTCGACCGACCCGCCGGAACCGGGCAGGAAGTCAGAGAGTCTGCAGCAGCAGTGGCATCATCTCCTATCCCACGGTGAGAACAGCTGGGTTCCTGATGTTCCTGAGCAGATGTTCTAACCCTGAGCTGATGTTCTAACCCTGAGCAGATGTTCTAACCCTGTTCTTGTGCAGATGTTCTAACCCTGATGTTCTAACCCCGAGCTGATGTTCCTGAGCTGATGTTCTAACCCTGATGTTCTGACCCTGATGTTCTAACCCTGATGTTCTGACCCTGATGTTCTAACCCTGATGTTCTGACCCTGATGTTCTTGTGCAGATGTGTCCGGTGGTCATCGTGCTGGTGTCTGATGGGACTCGGTGTGTTCTCGGCCGCCAGGCGACGTTCCCTCGGGGAATGTACAGCGCTCTGGCCGGGTTCTGTGACATGggtatgcagtgtgtgtgtgtgtgtgtgtgtgtgtgtgtgtgtgtgtgtgtgtgtgtgtgtgtgttgcaggggAGAGCCTGGAGGAGGCGCTGTgcagggaggtgtgtgtgtgtgtgtgtgtgtgcgtgtgtgtgtgtgtgtaactgtgtgtgtgtgtgtgtgtgtgtgtgtgtgtgtgtgtgtgtgtgtgtgtgtgtgtgtgtgtgtgtaacagtgtgtgtgtgtgtgtgtgtgtgtgtgtgtaacagtgtgtgagtgtgtgtgtgtgtgtgtgtgtgtgtgtgtgtgtgtaacagtgtgtgtgtgtgtgttgcaggggAGAGCCTGGAGGAGGCGCTgtgcaggggtgtgtgtgtgtgtgtgtgtgtgtgtgtgtgtgtaacagtgtgtgtgtgtgtgtgcgtgtgtgtgtgtgtgtgtgtaacagtgtgtgtgtgtgtgttgcaggggAGAGCCTGGAGGAGGCGCTGTGCAGGGAGGTAGCAGAGGAAGTCGGTCTGGAGGTCGTCAGTGTTTCTTACAGCTCGTCTCAACACTGGCCGTTTCCTCACAGCTCCTTCATGCTGGGCTGCCACGCCTCGGTTAGCCCCGCCCACacgcaggtaacacacacacacagactgttaGCCCCGcccacacacaggtaacacacacacacacacacacacacctctgttaGCCCCGCCCACacgcaggtaacacacacacacacacacacacacctctgttaGCCCCGCCCACacgcaggtaacacacacacacacacacacacacacctctgttaGCCCCGCCCACacgcaggtaacacacacacacacacacacacacacctctgttaGCCCCGCCCACacccaggtaacacacacacacacacacacacacacacacctctgttaGCCCCGCCCACacccaggtaacacacacacacacacacacacacactgttagcCCCGCCCCTGTAGTTAACCTGTAGTTAACCTGTAGTTAACCTGTAGTTAACCATGTGACCTGTAGTTAACCTGTAGTTAACCATGTGACCTGTAGTTAACCTGTAGTTAACCATGTGACCTGTAGTTAACCTGTAGTTAACCTGTAGTTAACTATGTGACCTGTAGTTAACCTGTAGTTAACCATGTGACCTGTAGTTAACCTGTAGTTAACCTGTAGTTAACCATGTGACCTGTAGTTAACCTGTAGTTAACCATGTGACCTGTAGTTAACCTGTAGTTAACCTGTAGTTAACCTGTAGTTAACCTGTAGTTAACTTGTAGTTAACCATGTGACCTGTAGTTAACCTGTAGTTAACCATGTGACCTGTAGTTAACCTGTAGTTAACCATGTGACCTGTAGTTAACTTGTAGTTAACCATGTGACCTGTAGTTAACCTGTAGTTAACCATGTGACCTGTAGTTAACCATGTGACCTGTAGTTAACCTGTAGTTAACCTGTAGTTAACCATGTGACCTGTAGTTAACCATGTGACCTGTAGTTAACCTGTAGTTAACCATGTGACCTGTAGTTAACCATGTGACCTGTAGTTAACCTGTAGTTAACCATGTGACCTGTAGTTAACCTGTAGTTAACCATGTGACCTGTAGTTAACCTGTAGTTAACCATGTGACCTGTAGTTAACCTGTAGTTAACCTGTAGTTAACCATGTGACCTGTAGTTAACCATGTGACCTGTAGTTAACCTGTAGTTAACCTGTAGTTAACCTGTAGTTAACCATGTGACCTGTAGTTAACCTGTAGTTAACCTGTAGTTAACCTGTAGTTAACTATGTGACCTGTAGTTAACCTGTAGTTAACCATGTGACCTGTAGTTAACCTGTAGTTAACCATGTGACCTGTAGTTAACCTGTAGTTAACCTGTAGTTAACTATGTGACCTGTAGTTAACCTGTAGTTAACCTGTAGTTAACCTGTAGTTAACTATGTGACCTGTAGTTAACCTGTAGTTAACCATGTGACCTGTAGTTAACCTGTAGTTAACCTGTAGTTAACCTGTAGTTAACCATGTGACCTGTAGTTAACCTGTAGTTAACCTGTAGTTAACCATGTGACCTGTAGTTAACCTGTAGTTAACCTGTAGTTAACCATGTGACCTGTAGTTAACCTGTAGTTAACCTGTAGTTAACCATGTGACCTGTAGTTAACCTGTAGTTAACCTGTAGTTAACCTGTAGTTAACCTGTAGTTAACCTGTAGTTAACCATGTGACCTGTAGTTAACCTGTAGTTAACCTGTAGTTAACCATGTGACTTGTGTCAGCTGACAGTGGACCACTCTGAGCTGGAGGACGCTCGCTGGTTCAGtcgacaggaagtgatgtcagcgCTGCAGGTGAAGCCCAGGAGGGGCGACCCCCCCGCCCTCTGGCTGCCCCCCAAACACGCCATCGCCCACCGACTCATCACAGAGTGGACCCAGCTGACCCAGACGGTCAGCTGACCCGGGCGGTCACCTGACCCGGACGGTCACCTGACCCGGGCGGTCACCTGACCCGGGCGGTCACCTGACCCGGGCGGTCACCTGACTGGTActggatgaggaagaagaagaccatGTGACCTGATAGAAAGCTCCACAactaatgtttaaataaagagaCTCTGATACCAGCTGGTGTTCAACctgttatttattaatataattacccagcagggggcagtagagTGTAGCAGGGGGCAGTAGAGACCAGCAGGAGGCAGTagagaccagcagggggcagtagtGAGTAGCAGGGGGCAGTAgcgaccagcagggggcagtagtgaccagcagggggcagtagagTGAGTAGCAGGGGGCAGTAGAGTGAGTAGCAGGGGGCAGTAgcgaccagcagggggcagtagagTGAGTAGCAGGGGGCAGTAgcgaccagcagggggcagtagcGTGAGTAGCAGGGGGCAGTAGAGTGTAGCAGGGGGCAGTAgcgaccagcagggggcagtagagACAAGCAGGGGGCAGTAGAGTGAGTAGCAGGGGGCAGTagagaccagcagggggcagtagtGAGTAGCAGGGGGCAGTAgcgaccagcagggggcagtagagTGTAGCAGGGGGCAGTAgcgaccagcagggggcagtagtgaccagcagggggcagtagagTGAGTAGCAGGGGGCAGTAgcgaccagcagggggcagtagagTGAGTAGCAGGGGGCAGTAgcgaccagcagggggcagtagcGTGAGTAGCAGGGGGCAGTAGAGTGTAGCAGGGGGCAGTAgcgaccagcagggggcagtagagaccagcagggggcagtagagTGAGTAGCAGGGGGCAGTagagaccagcagggggcagtagagTGTAGCAGGGGGCAGTAGAGACCAGCAGGGAGCAGTAGAGTGTAGCAGGGGGCAGTagagaccagcagggggcagtagagTGTAGCAGGGGGCAGTAGTGAGTAGCAGGGGGCAGTAGAGTGAGTAGCAGGGGGCAGTAaagaccagcagggggcagtagagTGTAGCAGGGGGCAGTAGTGACCAGAAGGGGGCAGTAGAGTGTAGCAGGGGGCAGTAGAGTGTAGCAGGGAGCAGTAGAGTGTAGCAGGGGGCAGTAGAGGATTATTCTGTTTATATTTAATGAAAACTTTGTGAAGTGTAAATATTCCCATGTTTGTGAGGACCTCCTGAACCCCTCCCAGGACCGCCGGGGGTCCGCGGACCGCAGCTTTAGTGGACCTCCTGAACCCCTCCCAGGACCGCTGCGGGTCCGCGGACCGCAGCTTTAGTGGACCTCCTGAACCCCTCCCAGGACCGCTGCGGGTCCGCGGACCGCAGCTTTAGTGCTCCCTTCCACCGGGGCCATGTGACCGGAACCAGAAGGAGTTTAACCCGGAACAACAGAGCTGGCAGCCGGTTCATGTGACAGTTTTTCGGCTGTGAAGTTTCGGTTAGACGCGGAGCTCCGCTGATGCTCCGGTAGCCGGTAGCCGGTAGTTCGGTAGCCGGTAGGATGAGCTCCTCCGCGGCTCTGCacacacagctggctgcagTCATGGAGTCTCTGGTTCACGCTGCGGTGGCGGAGCTGCAGAAGCTAACCGGACAGCAGCCTCCTCTAACCGGACAGCAGCTTCCTCTAACCGGACAGCAGCCTCCTCTAACCGGACAGCAGCCTCCTCTAACCGGACAGCAGCTTCCTCTAACCGGACAGCAGCCTCCTGTAACCGGACAGCAGCCTCCTGTAACCGGACAGCAGCCTCCTCTAACCGGACAGCAGCTTCCTCTAACCGGACAGCAGCTTCCTCTAACCGGACAGCAGCCTCCTCTAACCGGACAGCAGCCTCCTGTAACCGGACAGCAGCCTCCTGTAACCGGACAGCAGCCTCCTGTAACCGGACAGCAGCTGATGGTGAGGAGACGCACGAGCTCAGTTTAATAGACTTATGACGTAATCAAAGTGATCATAAGCTGATACATGTGATCAATAACTTCCGGTTCTTTCATTCATAATTAATGTTTGATTAACATCagctgtgtgtatctgtgtgtgtgtgtgtgtgtgtgtatgtgtgtgtatgtgtgtgtatgtgtgtatctgtgtgtatgtgcgtatgtgtgtatgtgtgtgtgtgtgtgtgtgtgtgtgtgtgtgtgtgtatctgtgtgtgtgtatgtgtgtatctctctgtgtgtgtgtgtatctgtgtgtgtatctgtgtgtgtgtgtatttgtgtatctgtgtgtatctgtgtgtgtgtgtatgtgtatctc contains:
- the nudt13 gene encoding nucleoside diphosphate-linked moiety X motif 13 isoform X1 — encoded protein: MLKVLLSTRKCSTFVSRMRYVNRLKQDDDACSAALQTGRMFLFHRLNPLLQNTERGTFRPPTLTCSDVQSVLENLGADGSLLEESVLIGCSEQNQAQFCLDVGQLDQAAVEEVLTGSFVDLRKTFFLLSAAEAPLVAKGQALLRWHQTSGFSSATGRPTRRNRAGSQRVCSSSGIISYPTMCPVVIVLVSDGTRCVLGRQATFPRGMYSALAGFCDMGESLEEALCREVAEEVGLEVVSVSYSSSQHWPFPHSSFMLGCHASVSPAHTQLTVDHSELEDARWFSRQEVMSALQVKPRRGDPPALWLPPKHAIAHRLITEWTQLTQTVS
- the nudt13 gene encoding nucleoside diphosphate-linked moiety X motif 13 isoform X2, with the protein product MLKVLLSTRKCSTFVSRMRLKQDDDACSAALQTGRMFLFHRLNPLLQNTERGTFRPPTLTCSDVQSVLENLGADGSLLEESVLIGCSEQNQAQFCLDVGQLDQAAVEEVLTGSFVDLRKTFFLLSAAEAPLVAKGQALLRWHQTSGFSSATGRPTRRNRAGSQRVCSSSGIISYPTMCPVVIVLVSDGTRCVLGRQATFPRGMYSALAGFCDMGESLEEALCREVAEEVGLEVVSVSYSSSQHWPFPHSSFMLGCHASVSPAHTQLTVDHSELEDARWFSRQEVMSALQVKPRRGDPPALWLPPKHAIAHRLITEWTQLTQTVS
- the rpp30 gene encoding ribonuclease P protein subunit p30, coding for MAEFMDLNVSTCEDQSRVLGLISTAAQLGFSTVALNYEFEPSANNRAVPSPTPTNQLVPQLPLVQGRSRPIRVLNRLTIVTSDPGHFRPNAPEYRCFDLLAVRPTTEKLFHAACMMYDVDIISVSVTEKLPFFFKRAPVNGATDRGVVFELSYAAAIRDATRRRYTISNAVSLMESCRGRNVILSSAAEKPLELRGPYDVANLGLLFGLSDGDAKEAVSSRCRSVLLHAETRKTASGVVHTVKSPDTGPAAKKRHLME